Genomic window (Leptotrichia sp. oral taxon 212):
GTCCACAGAGGCACAAGGGAACGTCTTGCAAAGGAAGGGATAAGCACTGTCGGAATGTATTCCCGTATTTTAAATGATGATGACCTGTCGGCAGACTATATTATAGGAATGGATGAAAGCAATATTATGAATATTGAGAAATTTCTGCGTAACCGATATTCAGGAAGGGTAAACCGACTTCTTGAATATGCTGGAGAGGAAAGGGATATTCTTGACCCATGGTATACTGATGATTTTGATACGACTTACAATGATGTGGTTAAAGGCTGTAAAGCCCTGCTGGAATTCATAAAGAAATATGATTTTAATATGTAGTAAAAATACTACCTTCAGGCAAAATCACTAAAGCTTGCAGAAAGGTAGTATTTTTTTATTGATACTCTATTCTAATTCTCTATTTTCCTTTTTCAGAGAAATTTTTAATTTCTTTATCTCAGATTTACAAATTTAATATTTCTAGAAACTCTTTCATTGTTTTATCAAGTTTTTCCTTAACATTTTCATTTGAATCCGAATTCACGCTGAAATAGAACTTAATCTTAGGTTCTGTTCCTGATGGCCTTGCCGTTATATATGTATCATCTTCAAGAACAAACTGA
Coding sequences:
- a CDS encoding low molecular weight protein-tyrosine-phosphatase — translated: MVQVLFVCLGNICRSPMAEAVFRKMVDTEGLNQQIYIDSAATSSWEHGNPVHRGTRERLAKEGISTVGMYSRILNDDDLSADYIIGMDESNIMNIEKFLRNRYSGRVNRLLEYAGEERDILDPWYTDDFDTTYNDVVKGCKALLEFIKKYDFNM